The following are from one region of the Streptomyces rubrogriseus genome:
- a CDS encoding alpha/beta hydrolase, with protein MALATGPGTSPAAAAPRRRPVTYVLVHGTHSAGAFWTPIARELVLRGHRVVTVDQPRHGAEAFVAESYQRQDLTAMAVEPSPLKGLGLDDYEARVTGVVRRAARNGPVVLVGHSLGGVSVSRVGEAVPHLLHHICYMAAFCPSRVLPTADACTAAPENANAVSPVELTVGDPDRLGVLRLNFRTGVGGELALLKEMICADYPDADFRRILAGMQTDEPVAAYAGRAVGRAGRWGRIPRTYLRFGRDRTIATALQDRMIAEADAATPGNGFRVHDFPEASHVGPLDPTPVADVLDTLAG; from the coding sequence ATGGCGCTGGCCACCGGGCCCGGAACCTCGCCGGCCGCGGCGGCCCCGCGTCGCCGACCCGTCACCTACGTGCTGGTGCACGGTACGCACAGCGCCGGCGCGTTCTGGACGCCGATCGCGCGGGAACTGGTGCTGCGCGGCCACCGCGTCGTCACCGTGGACCAGCCGCGGCACGGAGCGGAGGCCTTCGTGGCCGAGTCCTACCAGCGGCAGGACCTCACCGCGATGGCGGTCGAGCCCTCCCCGCTGAAGGGCCTCGGGCTGGACGACTACGAGGCGCGCGTCACGGGTGTCGTGCGGCGGGCCGCACGGAACGGCCCGGTGGTGCTGGTCGGGCACAGCCTGGGCGGCGTCTCGGTCAGCCGTGTCGGCGAAGCCGTCCCGCACCTGCTTCACCACATCTGCTACATGGCGGCCTTCTGTCCCAGCCGCGTCCTGCCCACGGCGGACGCCTGTACGGCGGCACCCGAGAACGCGAACGCCGTCAGCCCGGTGGAGCTCACGGTGGGCGACCCCGACCGGCTCGGGGTGCTGCGGCTGAACTTCCGTACGGGCGTCGGCGGTGAGCTGGCCCTCCTGAAGGAGATGATCTGCGCGGACTACCCCGACGCCGACTTCCGCCGGATCCTGGCCGGCATGCAGACCGACGAGCCCGTCGCCGCCTATGCGGGCCGAGCGGTCGGCCGGGCCGGCAGGTGGGGACGGATCCCCCGCACGTACCTGCGATTCGGCAGGGACCGTACGATCGCCACCGCGCTCCAGGACAGGATGATCGCGGAAGCCGACGCGGCCACCCCCGGCAACGGCTTCCGCGTGCACGATTTCCCCGAGGCGTCACACGTCGGCCCGCTCGACCCCACCCCGGTCGCGGACGTCCTGGACACGCTCGCGGGGTAG
- a CDS encoding SRPBCC family protein has product MAVFSLERTVPLTPDEAWRRLTRWERHGDTVPLTRVTARPPGPTRPGTVVVARTGAGPLAFDDTMEVTVWRPPRGDAPGRCRLEKRGRVVGGWAEIEVGAGPGGRARVVWREELDVRLLPSFFDGLLARSGRHVFGRTVTHLLRHP; this is encoded by the coding sequence GTGGCCGTCTTCTCGCTCGAACGCACCGTTCCGCTCACCCCGGACGAGGCCTGGCGCCGCCTCACCCGGTGGGAGCGGCACGGCGACACCGTGCCGCTGACCCGGGTCACCGCCCGCCCGCCCGGCCCCACCCGACCGGGCACGGTGGTCGTGGCCCGCACGGGGGCCGGGCCGCTCGCCTTCGACGACACCATGGAGGTCACGGTCTGGCGGCCGCCGCGGGGGGACGCCCCAGGCCGGTGCCGGCTGGAGAAGCGCGGCCGGGTGGTCGGGGGCTGGGCGGAGATCGAGGTCGGGGCCGGGCCCGGCGGCCGGGCGCGCGTCGTGTGGCGCGAGGAACTGGACGTCCGGCTCCTCCCGTCCTTCTTCGACGGCCTCCTCGCCCGCTCGGGACGCCACGTCTTCGGCCGCACGGTCACCCATCTGCTGCGGCACCCGTGA
- a CDS encoding D-sedoheptulose-7-phosphate isomerase, protein MTPQPPVAGHCDELLEALGAFRASAHVTQRWGDRLAAVLGGGGRLLAAGNGGSAAQAQHLTAELVGRYRDDRPPFSAIALHADTSSTTAIANDYGVDEVFARQVRAHGREGDVLMLLSTSGASANLLSAADAARSAGVRVWALTGCAPNPLMAGSDESLCVEAPSTATVQEIHLVAVHMICAAFDAALERGVRGTRAAGSAASTGRAAGRERAAGTGRAGRAAQRKRR, encoded by the coding sequence GTGACGCCGCAGCCGCCCGTCGCCGGGCACTGCGACGAACTCCTGGAAGCACTCGGCGCGTTCCGTGCCTCCGCGCACGTCACCCAACGCTGGGGCGACCGGCTCGCGGCCGTACTGGGCGGCGGCGGCCGGCTGCTCGCCGCGGGCAACGGCGGCAGCGCCGCCCAGGCCCAGCACCTGACCGCCGAACTCGTCGGCCGCTACCGCGACGACCGTCCGCCGTTCTCCGCGATCGCCCTGCACGCCGACACCTCCTCCACCACCGCCATCGCCAACGACTACGGCGTCGACGAGGTGTTCGCCCGCCAGGTCCGCGCCCACGGCCGCGAGGGCGACGTCCTGATGCTGCTGTCCACCAGCGGCGCCAGCGCCAACCTGCTCTCCGCCGCCGACGCGGCCCGCTCGGCCGGGGTCCGGGTGTGGGCGCTCACCGGCTGCGCCCCCAACCCGCTCATGGCGGGCAGCGACGAGTCCCTGTGCGTCGAGGCGCCGTCCACGGCCACCGTGCAGGAGATCCACCTGGTCGCCGTCCACATGATCTGCGCGGCCTTCGACGCGGCCCTGGAGCGGGGCGTGCGCGGCACACGGGCCGCGGGGAGCGCGGCGAGCACGGGACGCGCGGCGGGCAGGGAGCGCGCGGCGGGTACGGGGCGCGCTGGGCGCGCGGCGCAGCGGAAGCGGAGGTGA
- a CDS encoding polysaccharide deacetylase family protein, whose translation MPSLTRKMTKTGTRLRVLATFAAATSLTLALSGCTKLETQSPSSVRNAAGTGAAVPADTAGTQARAGLLGTVDCAHTKCIALTFDAGPSENSARLLDILKEKKVPATFFLLGKRHIDRYPELVRRMADEGHEVASHTWTHKILTDAEPDEIREELERPNKEIERLTGKRPTLMRPPQGRTDDTVHDISRELGLAEVLWTVTAKDYKTDDSDLITERVLDQSSRDGIILLHDIYDGTVPAVPGIIDALKKRGYVFVTVPQLLAPGKAEPGKVYR comes from the coding sequence ATGCCTTCGCTGACCAGGAAGATGACGAAAACGGGGACCAGGTTGCGTGTGCTCGCGACCTTCGCGGCCGCGACCTCACTGACCCTCGCGCTGAGCGGCTGCACGAAGCTGGAGACGCAGTCCCCCAGCTCCGTCCGCAACGCCGCCGGCACCGGGGCCGCCGTGCCGGCGGACACGGCCGGCACCCAGGCCCGCGCGGGCCTGCTCGGCACCGTGGACTGCGCGCACACCAAGTGCATCGCGCTGACCTTCGACGCCGGGCCGAGCGAGAACTCCGCCCGGCTGCTCGACATACTCAAGGAAAAGAAGGTCCCGGCGACCTTCTTCCTGCTCGGCAAACGGCACATCGACAGGTACCCCGAGCTTGTCAGGCGCATGGCCGACGAGGGCCACGAGGTGGCGAGCCACACCTGGACGCACAAGATCCTCACGGACGCCGAGCCGGACGAGATACGCGAGGAGCTGGAGCGCCCGAACAAGGAGATAGAGCGCCTGACGGGCAAGCGGCCGACCCTGATGCGCCCGCCGCAGGGCCGCACGGACGACACGGTGCACGACATCTCCCGCGAGCTGGGGCTGGCGGAGGTGCTGTGGACCGTGACCGCCAAGGACTACAAGACGGACGACTCCGACCTGATCACCGAGCGGGTCCTGGACCAGTCGTCGCGGGACGGCATCATCCTGCTGCACGACATCTACGACGGCACGGTGCCCGCGGTGCCCGGGATCATCGACGCGCTCAAGAAGCGGGGCTACGTCTTCGTGACGGTCCCCCAGCTGCTGGCCCCGGGGAAGGCCGAGCCGGGCAAGGTCTACCGCTGA
- a CDS encoding NAD-dependent epimerase/dehydratase family protein — translation MSEPSVSRRAWRRALVTGGAGFVGSHLCGRLLDAGTEVVCLDNLATGSRANVADLERRRGFRFVRGDATHPAALRGLPGRFDLVLHFACPASPVDYLRLPLETLDVGSTGTRNALERAHADGARFLLASTSEVYGDPLEHPQRETYWGNVNPIGPRSVYDESKRFAEALVTAHRQVHGTDTAIVRIFNTYGPRMRTGDGRAVPTFIAQALDGMPLTVAGDGGQTRSLCYVDDTVAGVLALAASGESGPMNIGGDDEITMLELARRVVDLTGSGSRIRFVERPVDDPCRRKPDTTLARQRLGWRPGVSWNEGLERTIGWFAHAVAA, via the coding sequence ATGAGCGAGCCCTCCGTGAGCCGACGCGCCTGGCGTCGGGCCCTGGTGACGGGCGGAGCGGGGTTCGTGGGGTCCCACCTGTGCGGCCGTCTGCTCGACGCCGGTACCGAGGTCGTCTGCCTCGACAACCTGGCCACCGGCTCCCGCGCCAACGTGGCCGACCTGGAGCGTCGGCGCGGATTCCGGTTCGTCCGGGGCGATGCCACCCACCCGGCGGCCCTGCGCGGCCTGCCCGGCCGGTTCGACCTGGTCCTGCACTTCGCCTGCCCCGCCTCGCCCGTCGACTACCTCCGGCTGCCCCTGGAGACCCTCGACGTCGGCAGCACCGGCACCCGCAACGCCCTGGAACGGGCCCACGCCGACGGCGCCCGCTTCCTGCTCGCCTCCACCTCCGAGGTCTACGGCGACCCGCTGGAGCACCCGCAGCGCGAGACGTACTGGGGGAACGTCAACCCGATCGGCCCGCGCAGCGTCTACGACGAGTCCAAGCGCTTCGCCGAGGCCCTGGTCACCGCCCACCGCCAGGTGCACGGCACCGACACCGCCATCGTCCGGATCTTCAACACCTACGGCCCCCGTATGCGCACCGGCGACGGCCGGGCCGTCCCGACCTTCATCGCGCAGGCGCTGGACGGCATGCCGCTCACCGTCGCCGGCGACGGCGGCCAGACCCGCTCCCTGTGCTACGTCGACGACACCGTGGCGGGCGTCCTGGCCCTCGCCGCGTCCGGGGAGAGCGGCCCGATGAACATCGGGGGCGACGACGAGATCACCATGCTGGAACTGGCCCGCCGGGTCGTCGACCTCACCGGCTCCGGCTCCCGCATCCGCTTCGTCGAACGCCCCGTCGACGACCCCTGCCGACGCAAGCCGGACACCACCCTGGCCCGGCAACGGCTGGGCTGGCGGCCGGGCGTGAGCTGGAACGAGGGGCTGGAGCGGACCATCGGCTGGTTCGCGCACGCCGTCGCCGCCTGA
- a CDS encoding endonuclease/exonuclease/phosphatase family protein, with amino-acid sequence MSLRARTVTQLSLSGALLTLAVTAQPALAADRGHSVPLRIATYNIHAGAGSDGVFDLDRQAAALRALDADVIGLQEVDVHWGARSQGLDVAGELARRLGMRVSFAPIYSLDPVTAGEPRREYGVAVLSRFPVRSATNHEITRLSTQDENPVPAPAPGFGEVTLKVRGVAVQVFVTHLDYRADPAVRRAQVADTRRIMARERAELPGAHQFLLGDFNAEPSAPELAPLWQELGDAGAGTPATYPAEAPVKRIDYVTAGKDVRIRSAAVPEEPRASDHRPVVADVSLPRRTPGRD; translated from the coding sequence ATGTCTCTCAGAGCGCGCACCGTCACCCAACTGTCCCTCTCGGGTGCATTGTTGACCCTGGCCGTGACCGCCCAGCCCGCCTTGGCCGCCGACCGCGGCCACTCGGTCCCGCTGCGCATCGCCACCTACAACATCCACGCCGGGGCGGGCTCGGACGGCGTCTTCGACCTCGACCGGCAGGCCGCCGCGCTGCGCGCCCTGGACGCGGACGTGATCGGCCTCCAGGAGGTCGACGTGCACTGGGGAGCCCGCAGTCAGGGGCTCGACGTGGCCGGGGAGCTGGCCCGGCGGCTCGGCATGCGGGTGTCCTTCGCGCCGATCTACAGCCTCGACCCGGTGACGGCGGGGGAACCCCGGCGCGAGTACGGCGTGGCGGTGCTCTCCCGCTTCCCGGTCCGTTCCGCGACGAACCACGAGATCACGCGCCTGTCCACGCAGGACGAGAACCCGGTACCGGCGCCCGCGCCCGGATTCGGCGAGGTGACGCTCAAGGTGCGCGGGGTTGCGGTGCAGGTCTTCGTGACCCACCTCGACTACCGGGCGGACCCGGCGGTGCGCCGGGCCCAGGTCGCCGACACCCGGCGGATCATGGCCCGGGAGCGGGCGGAGCTGCCGGGCGCGCACCAGTTCCTGCTGGGCGACTTCAACGCCGAGCCCTCGGCACCCGAACTGGCGCCGCTGTGGCAGGAGCTGGGCGACGCGGGGGCGGGGACCCCCGCCACGTATCCGGCCGAGGCCCCCGTGAAGCGCATCGACTACGTGACCGCGGGCAAGGACGTGCGGATCCGGAGCGCCGCGGTGCCGGAGGAGCCCAGGGCATCGGACCACCGCCCGGTGGTCGCGGACGTGTCCCTGCCCAGGAGGACGCCCGGCCGGGACTGA
- a CDS encoding carbamoyltransferase family protein, which produces MRILGINALFHDPAAALVVDGRTVAAAEEERFSRRKHGKRPVPFSAWEVPELSARWCLEHAGVRPGELDAVAYSFDPKLARPARDMGLDDPWDPLRLEYARRAPEFLADALPGLDPDRVVFVPHHVAHAASAGPASPHPDNDVLVLDGRGESASHLAGRYRDGKLDVLATQALPHSLGLVYEELTEHLGFLRSSDEYKVMALASYGTPRHRDRLREHIHATGDGGFRANGVDWAALAPPRAKAEDWTKDHADLAASTQAVLEELLLELVHWLHGEAGGEALTMAGGVALNCVANSKIAARGPYRHVWVQPAAGDAGTALGGALHVAAAQEGAAPEPMPGADLGRGWSDEEIRAWLETAAIPYEEPDDIAETVAEELARDGVVAWFQGRSEFGPRALGHRSLMAHPGRSENLERLNHVKGREEFRPVAPMVLADRAADIFSGPVPSPYMLFVHDVAPAWRDRIPAVVHVDGTARIQTVEERREPLVARMLAAFERRTGLPVVVNTSLNTAGRPMVDDPRDALECFGSAPVDLLAIGPFAVRRGRAFA; this is translated from the coding sequence ATGCGCATCCTTGGTATCAACGCCCTGTTCCACGACCCGGCCGCCGCGCTCGTCGTCGACGGCCGGACCGTCGCGGCCGCCGAGGAAGAGCGGTTCAGCCGGCGCAAGCACGGCAAGCGCCCGGTGCCCTTCTCCGCGTGGGAGGTCCCGGAGCTGTCCGCGCGGTGGTGCCTGGAGCACGCCGGGGTGCGGCCGGGAGAACTGGACGCCGTCGCCTACTCCTTCGACCCCAAACTCGCCCGGCCCGCCCGCGACATGGGCCTGGACGACCCCTGGGACCCGCTGCGGCTCGAGTACGCCCGCCGGGCCCCCGAGTTCCTCGCCGACGCGCTGCCCGGGCTCGACCCCGACCGGGTCGTCTTCGTCCCGCACCACGTGGCGCACGCCGCCTCCGCCGGACCGGCCTCGCCGCACCCCGACAACGACGTCCTCGTCCTCGACGGCCGCGGCGAGTCCGCCTCCCACCTGGCCGGCCGCTACCGCGACGGCAAGCTCGACGTCCTCGCCACCCAGGCGCTGCCGCACTCGCTCGGCCTGGTCTACGAGGAACTGACCGAGCACCTCGGCTTCCTGCGCAGCAGCGACGAGTACAAGGTGATGGCCCTCGCCTCCTACGGCACCCCCCGCCACCGCGACCGGCTCCGTGAGCACATCCACGCCACCGGCGACGGCGGCTTCCGCGCGAACGGCGTCGACTGGGCGGCCCTCGCCCCGCCGCGCGCCAAGGCCGAGGACTGGACGAAGGACCACGCCGACCTGGCCGCGAGCACCCAGGCCGTCCTCGAGGAACTGCTCCTCGAACTCGTCCACTGGCTGCACGGCGAGGCCGGGGGCGAGGCCCTGACCATGGCCGGCGGCGTGGCGCTGAACTGCGTCGCCAACTCGAAGATCGCCGCGCGCGGCCCGTACCGGCACGTGTGGGTGCAGCCCGCCGCCGGCGACGCCGGCACCGCCCTCGGCGGCGCCCTGCACGTGGCCGCCGCCCAGGAGGGCGCCGCGCCCGAACCGATGCCCGGCGCCGACCTCGGGCGCGGCTGGAGCGACGAGGAGATCCGCGCCTGGCTGGAGACGGCAGCGATCCCCTACGAGGAGCCGGACGACATCGCCGAGACCGTCGCCGAGGAGCTGGCCCGGGACGGCGTCGTCGCCTGGTTCCAGGGCCGCAGCGAGTTCGGGCCGCGCGCCCTCGGGCACCGCTCCCTGATGGCCCACCCCGGCCGGTCGGAGAACCTCGAACGCCTCAACCACGTCAAGGGACGTGAGGAGTTCCGCCCCGTCGCGCCGATGGTGCTCGCCGACCGGGCCGCCGACATCTTCAGCGGGCCGGTCCCCAGCCCGTACATGCTCTTCGTGCACGACGTCGCCCCCGCCTGGCGCGACCGCATCCCGGCCGTCGTCCACGTGGACGGCACCGCCCGCATTCAGACCGTCGAGGAGCGCCGCGAGCCGCTCGTCGCGCGGATGCTGGCCGCCTTCGAACGGCGCACCGGGCTGCCGGTCGTCGTCAACACCAGCCTCAACACCGCCGGGCGGCCGATGGTCGACGACCCTCGCGACGCCCTGGAGTGCTTCGGTTCGGCACCCGTCGACCTGCTGGCCATCGGCCCCTTCGCGGTGCGCCGGGGACGGGCGTTCGCATGA
- a CDS encoding XdhC family protein encodes MLDIAEELHRWVEQGRDFAVATVVAVGGSAPRPTGAALAVDAGGTVVGSVSGGCVEGAVYELCRQALQDGDTVLERFGYSDEDAFAVGLTCGGVIDVLVTPVRAADPVRPALAAALAAAAGGETAAVARVVSGPAALLGRALVVRADGSRTGGFGGHPELDRTAAAEAGAFLDAGRTGTLEIGERGSRCGTPLTLLIESSVPAPRMIVFGAIDFASALARAGKFLGYHVTVCDARPVFATPARFPDADEVVVEWPHEYLARTAVDARTVLCVLTHDAKFDIPLLRLALRLPVAYVGAMGSRRTHLDRESRLRAAGVSEPELSRLRSPIGLDLGARTPEETALSIAAEIVAARRGGTGTSLTGAHTPIHHDGPPAGWSWGHPGGGAGPLVGRTGPS; translated from the coding sequence ATGCTGGACATCGCCGAAGAGCTGCACCGGTGGGTCGAGCAGGGGCGCGACTTCGCCGTGGCCACCGTGGTGGCCGTCGGCGGCAGCGCCCCCCGGCCGACCGGCGCCGCCCTCGCGGTGGACGCCGGGGGCACGGTGGTCGGCTCGGTCTCCGGCGGGTGCGTGGAGGGAGCCGTGTACGAGCTGTGCCGACAGGCCCTCCAGGACGGCGACACCGTCCTGGAGCGCTTCGGCTACAGCGACGAGGACGCCTTCGCCGTGGGCCTGACCTGCGGCGGGGTCATCGACGTCCTCGTCACCCCGGTGCGGGCGGCCGACCCGGTCCGCCCGGCCCTGGCCGCGGCCCTCGCCGCGGCCGCGGGCGGGGAGACGGCGGCCGTGGCACGCGTCGTGAGCGGCCCGGCGGCACTGCTGGGCCGTGCGCTGGTCGTCCGCGCGGACGGCTCCCGCACCGGCGGCTTCGGCGGCCACCCCGAGCTGGACCGCACGGCCGCCGCCGAGGCGGGCGCCTTCCTGGACGCCGGGCGCACCGGCACCCTTGAAATCGGTGAGCGGGGCTCGCGCTGCGGCACACCGCTCACCCTGCTGATCGAGTCCTCCGTCCCGGCACCCCGCATGATCGTCTTCGGCGCGATCGACTTCGCCTCGGCGCTGGCGCGGGCCGGCAAGTTCCTCGGCTACCACGTGACGGTGTGCGACGCCCGCCCCGTCTTCGCCACCCCGGCCCGCTTCCCGGACGCGGACGAGGTCGTCGTCGAGTGGCCGCACGAGTACCTGGCGCGCACCGCCGTGGACGCGCGCACGGTGCTGTGCGTCCTCACCCACGACGCCAAGTTCGACATCCCGCTGCTCCGGCTGGCGCTGCGCCTCCCGGTGGCGTACGTCGGCGCGATGGGCTCCCGCCGCACCCACCTGGACCGTGAGTCGCGCCTGCGTGCGGCCGGGGTGAGCGAGCCCGAGCTGTCCCGCCTCAGGTCGCCGATCGGCCTCGACCTCGGCGCCCGCACCCCCGAGGAGACGGCCCTGTCCATCGCCGCCGAGATCGTCGCGGCCCGCCGCGGCGGCACGGGCACCTCCCTGACCGGCGCCCACACCCCCATCCACCACGACGGCCCGCCGGCCGGGTGGTCCTGGGGCCACCCCGGTGGGGGTGCTGGACCGCTGGTGGGCCGAACGGGCCCTTCATAG
- a CDS encoding glycosyltransferase: MRILMWHVHGSWTTAFVQGPHTYLVPVTPDRGPDGLGRARTWDWPDSVVEVPPERLRDEDIDLVILQRPHELALVDRWLGRRPPLVYLEHNAPDGDVPHTRHPAADVPGVTLVHVTHFNRLMWDAGATPTTVVEHGIVDPGHRWTGELDRAAVVVNEPIRRGRTTGTDLLPVFSRAAPLDVFGMRTEGLAEHLGVDPGRCRTQDVPQSELHTELARRRVYVHPVRWTSLGLSLLEAMHLGMPVVALATTEVTEAVPPGAGVVSNRIDVLTDAVRDFLADPPHARAVGEAARAAALAHYGLPRFLDDWERLLKEVTR, encoded by the coding sequence ATGAGGATCCTCATGTGGCACGTGCACGGGTCGTGGACCACGGCCTTCGTGCAGGGCCCGCACACCTACCTGGTCCCCGTCACCCCCGACCGCGGTCCCGACGGCCTCGGCCGCGCCCGCACCTGGGACTGGCCCGACTCCGTCGTCGAAGTACCGCCGGAGCGGCTGCGGGACGAGGACATCGACCTCGTGATCCTCCAGCGCCCGCACGAACTCGCCCTGGTCGACCGCTGGCTGGGCCGCCGCCCGCCGCTGGTCTACCTGGAGCACAACGCCCCCGACGGCGACGTGCCCCACACCCGCCACCCGGCCGCGGACGTCCCGGGCGTCACACTCGTCCACGTCACCCACTTCAACCGGCTGATGTGGGACGCGGGTGCCACCCCGACCACCGTCGTCGAGCACGGCATCGTCGACCCCGGCCACCGCTGGACCGGCGAGCTGGACCGCGCCGCCGTCGTCGTCAACGAGCCGATCAGGCGCGGCCGCACGACCGGGACCGACCTGCTTCCCGTCTTCTCCCGGGCCGCGCCGCTCGACGTGTTCGGCATGCGCACCGAAGGCCTCGCCGAACACCTCGGCGTCGACCCCGGCCGCTGCCGCACCCAGGACGTCCCGCAGAGCGAGCTGCACACCGAACTGGCCCGCCGCCGCGTCTACGTCCACCCCGTCCGCTGGACCTCCCTCGGCCTGTCCCTGCTGGAGGCCATGCACCTGGGCATGCCCGTGGTCGCCCTGGCCACCACCGAGGTCACCGAGGCCGTGCCGCCCGGCGCCGGGGTGGTCTCCAACCGTATCGACGTACTGACCGACGCCGTACGCGACTTCCTCGCCGACCCGCCGCACGCGCGGGCGGTCGGCGAGGCGGCCCGTGCGGCGGCCCTGGCCCACTACGGGCTGCCCCGCTTCCTGGACGACTGGGAGCGGCTGCTCAAGGAGGTGACCCGATGA
- a CDS encoding glycosyltransferase family 4 protein, whose product MRIAMVSEHASPLAALGGVDAGGQNVYVARLAEELAGRGHDVTVYTRRDATDLPARVPLPGGTVVEHVPAGPPVSVPKDELFPHMPAFGAHLARAWARERPDVVHAHFWMSGMAAQIGAAPHGVPLVQTFHALGTVKRRHQGMRDTSPYERIGIERQLGRTCERVLATCTDEVVELGDMGVPTRQVSVVPCGVDAEHFHPAADTGRTPERRLRHRLLACGRLVPRKGYDQAVRALAHIPDAELLIAGGPPAGALEADPEARRLTGIARRAGVADRVRLLGAVDPDDMPALLRSSDLVLCTPVYEPFGIVPLEAMACGVSVLATDVGGHRDSVADGITGRLVAPQDPEAVAEAARELLADERLRRQYGRNGRERVLRHYTWARVADGAEQVYRLTRSEHAVTTGVAS is encoded by the coding sequence ATGAGGATCGCCATGGTGTCCGAGCACGCGAGCCCGCTCGCCGCGCTCGGCGGCGTCGACGCCGGTGGACAGAACGTCTACGTGGCCCGTCTCGCCGAGGAGCTGGCGGGACGCGGCCACGACGTCACGGTCTACACCCGCCGGGACGCCACCGACCTGCCCGCCCGGGTGCCCCTGCCCGGCGGCACGGTCGTGGAGCACGTGCCGGCCGGGCCACCCGTGTCCGTCCCCAAGGACGAACTCTTCCCCCACATGCCCGCCTTCGGCGCCCACCTGGCCCGCGCCTGGGCCCGGGAAAGACCCGACGTGGTGCACGCCCACTTCTGGATGTCCGGCATGGCCGCGCAGATCGGCGCGGCCCCGCACGGCGTCCCCCTCGTCCAGACCTTCCACGCCCTCGGCACCGTCAAGCGCCGCCACCAGGGCATGCGCGACACCAGCCCCTACGAGCGCATCGGCATCGAACGGCAGCTCGGCCGGACCTGCGAACGGGTCCTGGCCACCTGCACCGACGAGGTCGTCGAACTCGGCGACATGGGCGTCCCGACCCGGCAGGTCTCCGTCGTGCCCTGTGGCGTGGACGCCGAGCACTTCCACCCCGCCGCCGACACCGGCCGCACCCCCGAACGACGCCTGCGGCACCGGCTGCTGGCCTGCGGACGACTCGTCCCCCGCAAGGGCTACGACCAGGCCGTCCGCGCCCTGGCCCACATCCCCGACGCCGAACTCCTCATCGCCGGCGGCCCGCCGGCCGGTGCCCTGGAGGCCGACCCCGAGGCCCGGCGCCTGACCGGCATCGCCCGCCGGGCCGGCGTCGCCGACCGGGTCCGGCTGCTCGGCGCGGTCGACCCGGACGACATGCCCGCCCTGCTCCGCAGCTCCGACCTGGTGCTGTGCACCCCGGTGTACGAGCCGTTCGGCATCGTGCCGCTGGAGGCCATGGCGTGCGGCGTGTCCGTCCTCGCCACCGACGTCGGCGGCCACCGCGACTCCGTCGCCGACGGCATCACCGGCCGCCTGGTCGCCCCGCAGGACCCCGAGGCCGTGGCCGAGGCGGCCCGTGAACTCCTCGCCGACGAGCGGCTGCGCCGCCAGTACGGCAGGAACGGCCGCGAACGCGTCCTGCGGCACTACACCTGGGCGCGCGTCGCCGACGGCGCGGAACAGGTGTACCGCCTGACCCGCTCCGAACACGCGGTGACGACAGGGGTGGCGTCGTGA